A genomic stretch from Streptomyces venezuelae ATCC 10712 includes:
- a CDS encoding thiazolylpeptide-type bacteriocin has translation MSDDIKQGQDADKAFENFDVDELETLEVAQGVALPEMGASSGSIGTSSSSSSTCSAC, from the coding sequence ATGAGCGACGACATCAAGCAGGGCCAGGACGCGGACAAGGCGTTCGAGAACTTCGACGTCGACGAGCTGGAGACCCTCGAGGTCGCCCAGGGCGTGGCCCTCCCGGAGATGGGTGCCTCCAGCGGCTCGATCGGCACCTCGTCCTCCTCGTCCTCCACCTGCTCCGCCTGCTGA
- a CDS encoding SagB/ThcOx family dehydrogenase: protein MHTTQTPSDTAPRPFRPALAVPAFTGGVRVFFTAEDGDVATLAGPATSLALRPVRGGLRTALERLAEGPLPAEELYEGLRPAERVQFERVLDRARHLVAHAVLARGGSRELLRLEPVARDAAYRPVDVPAGATVRLSRFAFCRTREGVLVLESPLVKFRAVLTDPAARTLAAALGEPGTPARLGADAGLDEAGTADVLGHLVGAGFAELADANGDFGSDAEPVLRQWDFHDLLFHSRIRSGRYDDVFGAVYPHRGAIEPRPAVRPVPDGPAVPLYRPTREEIAAHDPSLTTAIETRRSIRGYGDQEMTARQLGEFLYRVARVRAHYTPEPGSDRDEVVSRPYPSGGQGYELELYVTVRRCAGLAPGIYYYDPVGHRLVLRNEEEADRESLFHVASRATGMEARPDVLVTVTARFQRMSWKYRAIAYATTLRHTGVLYQTMYLVATALGLAPCALGNGDADMSARVLGLDYLQESSVGDFLLGSRRPDDSVAGEPGEGWQMLNSPEWSLPENP, encoded by the coding sequence GTGCACACCACGCAGACCCCATCGGACACCGCGCCGCGTCCCTTCCGACCCGCCCTGGCCGTACCGGCGTTCACCGGAGGCGTGCGGGTCTTCTTCACGGCGGAGGACGGCGACGTCGCCACCCTCGCCGGGCCCGCCACCTCCCTCGCCCTCCGTCCCGTCCGGGGCGGCCTCCGGACCGCCCTGGAACGGCTCGCCGAAGGGCCGCTGCCCGCCGAGGAGTTGTACGAGGGGCTGCGCCCCGCCGAGCGGGTGCAGTTCGAGCGGGTCCTCGACCGCGCCCGGCACCTGGTGGCGCACGCCGTGCTGGCCAGGGGCGGGTCCCGGGAGCTCCTCCGGCTGGAACCGGTGGCCCGCGACGCCGCGTACCGGCCCGTCGACGTCCCCGCCGGCGCGACCGTCCGGCTCTCCCGCTTCGCCTTCTGCCGCACCCGCGAGGGCGTCCTCGTCCTGGAGTCGCCGCTGGTGAAGTTCCGGGCGGTGCTCACCGACCCGGCCGCCCGGACCCTGGCCGCCGCGCTCGGCGAGCCCGGCACCCCCGCCCGGCTCGGTGCGGACGCCGGTCTCGACGAGGCCGGCACCGCCGACGTCCTCGGCCACCTCGTCGGGGCAGGATTCGCCGAACTCGCCGACGCCAACGGGGACTTCGGCTCGGACGCCGAGCCCGTCCTGCGCCAGTGGGACTTCCACGACCTGCTCTTCCACTCGCGCATTCGCTCCGGCCGGTACGACGACGTGTTCGGCGCCGTCTACCCCCACCGGGGTGCCATCGAGCCCCGGCCGGCGGTGCGGCCCGTCCCCGACGGCCCCGCGGTGCCCCTGTACCGGCCGACCCGGGAGGAGATCGCGGCCCACGACCCCTCGCTCACCACGGCGATCGAGACCCGGCGGTCCATCCGCGGCTACGGCGACCAGGAGATGACCGCCCGCCAGCTCGGCGAGTTCCTCTACCGGGTCGCCCGGGTCCGCGCCCACTACACGCCGGAGCCCGGCAGCGACCGGGACGAGGTCGTCTCCCGCCCCTACCCGAGCGGCGGCCAGGGCTACGAGCTGGAGCTGTACGTCACCGTGCGGCGCTGCGCGGGCCTCGCCCCCGGCATCTACTACTACGACCCCGTCGGCCACCGGCTCGTGCTGCGCAACGAGGAGGAGGCCGACCGCGAGTCCCTGTTCCACGTCGCCTCCCGGGCCACCGGCATGGAGGCGCGGCCCGACGTCCTCGTCACCGTCACGGCCCGGTTCCAGCGCATGTCGTGGAAGTACCGGGCCATCGCCTACGCGACCACGCTCCGGCACACGGGCGTGCTCTACCAGACGATGTACCTGGTCGCGACGGCCCTCGGGCTCGCCCCGTGCGCGCTGGGCAACGGCGACGCCGACATGTCCGCGCGGGTCCTGGGCCTCGACTACCTCCAGGAGTCCTCCGTGGGCGACTTCCTGCTCGGCAGCCGGCGCCCCGACGACTCCGTCGCAGGTGAGCCGGGGGAGGGCTGGCAGATGCTCAACAGCCCCGAGTGGTCCCTTCCCGAGAATCCCTGA
- a CDS encoding TOMM precursor leader peptide-binding protein: protein MPTDTLAISLALGPGLDAHPADEDWRSVLDVLTDVFPESTVAVDRGWHLDWERERLDGARAAGRDHLSVRLRGDEVLVGPLWRAGTDAGCAGCAEVRDRTVPDHPLVGDLRQATAAPGPGAPLLPELLRATLEHLVRRPLGPGELFSVSPRGLRRHRVARSFHCPLCGPAYDRLDGTRTPAPLALTGRPAFPDDCTRTAASRLVERGVLQDRLVDDRFGPVRALLRESRAPFAMSMAVVPDAPAMGHGRARTFAETGPVAVLEAYERLAGFPYDIPVLTDRSYTEVADHAVDPAGLGQYTAEQLAHPTSRATPFDADTPMDWVWGHDLGDGRPLLVPADHAFYQYEYNHRRDRRAARAAGTPGRKHYFYESSSGCAVGANLEEAALHSLFELAERDAFLLSWHRAAPLPTIPNSSLTDPTSRAMIELMESRGFDVHLLVATQDIGLPVVWVLAVNRLNPFPATFSSAGSGADPQSAIRGALREVAQLVTNPVDWTRETVEPMVEDPWLVQELEDHVRFSSLPETAARATAALGGPRVTLDEAFPGWPGRMERGSGGDVRGALDFVRGLFAEAGLDRIVLVDQTSREHADAGIHVARAVVPGIVPMCFGHAQQRLAGLPRLTAALRGTGQEHRAIPLDPHPFP, encoded by the coding sequence ATGCCCACTGACACCCTCGCGATCTCCCTCGCCCTCGGCCCCGGGCTCGACGCCCACCCCGCCGACGAGGACTGGCGCTCCGTGCTCGACGTCCTCACCGACGTCTTCCCGGAGTCCACCGTCGCGGTCGACCGCGGCTGGCACCTCGACTGGGAGCGGGAGCGCCTCGACGGGGCCCGCGCCGCAGGCCGCGACCACCTCTCCGTACGCCTCCGGGGCGACGAGGTCCTCGTCGGACCGCTCTGGCGGGCCGGCACGGACGCGGGCTGCGCCGGCTGCGCCGAGGTCCGCGACCGGACCGTGCCCGACCACCCGCTCGTCGGAGACCTCCGGCAGGCGACCGCCGCCCCCGGGCCGGGCGCGCCGCTCCTCCCCGAACTGCTCCGGGCGACCCTGGAGCACCTGGTGAGGCGGCCGCTCGGGCCCGGTGAACTCTTCTCCGTCTCGCCGCGCGGCCTGCGCCGCCACCGCGTCGCCCGCAGCTTCCACTGCCCGCTGTGCGGACCGGCGTACGACCGCCTCGACGGCACGCGGACGCCGGCGCCGCTCGCCCTGACCGGCCGGCCCGCCTTCCCGGACGACTGCACCCGCACCGCCGCGAGCCGGCTGGTCGAGCGCGGGGTCCTCCAGGACCGGCTCGTCGACGACCGCTTCGGACCGGTCCGCGCCCTGCTGCGCGAGTCCCGTGCCCCGTTCGCGATGAGCATGGCCGTGGTGCCGGACGCCCCGGCCATGGGCCACGGCCGCGCCCGTACCTTCGCCGAGACCGGTCCGGTGGCGGTCCTGGAGGCGTACGAACGGCTCGCGGGCTTCCCGTACGACATCCCGGTGCTCACCGACCGCTCGTACACGGAGGTCGCCGACCACGCCGTCGACCCGGCCGGTCTCGGGCAGTACACGGCCGAGCAGCTCGCCCATCCGACCAGCCGGGCCACGCCGTTCGACGCGGACACCCCGATGGACTGGGTGTGGGGCCACGACCTCGGCGACGGCCGTCCGCTGCTCGTCCCCGCCGACCACGCCTTCTACCAGTACGAGTACAACCACCGCCGGGACCGCAGGGCCGCCCGCGCCGCCGGGACGCCCGGCCGCAAGCACTACTTCTACGAGTCCTCCAGCGGCTGCGCCGTCGGCGCCAACCTCGAAGAGGCCGCCCTGCACTCGCTGTTCGAGCTGGCCGAGCGGGACGCGTTCCTGCTCTCCTGGCACCGGGCAGCCCCGCTGCCCACCATCCCGAACTCCTCCCTCACCGACCCCACCAGCCGCGCCATGATCGAGTTGATGGAGTCGCGCGGCTTCGACGTGCACCTCCTCGTCGCCACCCAGGACATCGGCCTCCCGGTCGTCTGGGTGCTCGCGGTCAACCGGCTCAACCCCTTCCCCGCCACCTTCTCCTCGGCCGGCTCCGGCGCCGACCCGCAGTCCGCGATCCGCGGCGCCCTGCGCGAGGTCGCCCAGCTCGTCACCAACCCGGTCGACTGGACCCGCGAGACCGTCGAACCGATGGTCGAGGACCCGTGGCTGGTCCAGGAGCTGGAGGACCACGTCCGGTTCTCCTCGCTGCCCGAGACCGCCGCCCGCGCCACCGCCGCCCTCGGCGGCCCCCGGGTCACCCTCGACGAGGCCTTCCCCGGCTGGCCCGGGCGGATGGAACGCGGCTCCGGCGGAGACGTGCGCGGCGCCCTGGACTTCGTCCGCGGACTCTTCGCCGAGGCCGGGCTCGACCGGATCGTCCTCGTCGACCAGACCAGCCGCGAGCACGCCGACGCGGGCATCCACGTGGCCCGCGCGGTCGTCCCCGGCATCGTCCCGATGTGCTTCGGCCACGCCCAGCAGCGGCTCGCCGGACTGCCCCGGCTCACCGCCGCGCTGCGCGGCACCGGGCAGGAGCACCGGGCGATCCCCCTCGACCCCCACCCGTTCCCGTGA
- a CDS encoding multicopper oxidase family protein — MFSRRNAIRLGLTAGAVGAVGAAGGVFQGLTSGTPAVAAEPPAGPPAVTPFTVPLPRPRVLAPYRRTRSADYYAVTMRRARVEILPGLRTEVLTYNGTFPGPTIRARSGRTAVVKQINALSAPTSVHLHGGANPQDQDGGMMDLIQPGRSKTYVYANRQPGATLWTHDHAHHLESEHVYRGLSGLYLLGDEAEDALGLPSGPYEVPLILRDAHFDAAGQLLYTMDDALNRTTILVNGAPWPHLKVKARKYRFRMVNSCNLRIFVMALSDGSPIIHVGSDGGLLPAPAPSPVVVLSPGERADFVIDFSRYAPGTQVTLANMLGPGPTELVGQIMRFDVEEKVPDTSRVPDVLTTLPPLPTPTVERSFELRMDEPGTGHLAYINEKTFDHDRIDTEIAWGTTEVWTVKNTSTTVPHNFHTHLVQFRILERDGMPVYPAEAGLKDTVLLFPGQTAKLQLTFDTHRGVFPYHCHMIDHSAMGMMAQMRIS, encoded by the coding sequence GTGTTCTCTCGCCGCAACGCGATACGACTCGGACTCACCGCCGGTGCCGTCGGCGCTGTCGGCGCGGCCGGCGGGGTGTTCCAGGGCCTCACCTCCGGGACCCCGGCGGTGGCCGCCGAACCGCCCGCCGGTCCGCCCGCGGTCACCCCGTTCACCGTGCCGCTGCCGCGGCCGCGGGTCCTCGCGCCGTACCGGAGGACCCGGTCGGCCGACTACTACGCGGTCACCATGCGCCGGGCGCGGGTGGAGATCCTGCCCGGGCTGCGGACCGAGGTCCTGACGTACAACGGCACCTTCCCCGGCCCCACCATCCGGGCCCGCAGCGGGCGCACGGCCGTCGTGAAGCAGATCAACGCGCTGTCCGCGCCGACCTCGGTCCATCTGCACGGCGGGGCCAACCCGCAGGACCAGGACGGCGGGATGATGGACCTCATCCAGCCGGGCCGGTCGAAGACGTACGTGTACGCCAACCGCCAGCCGGGTGCCACCCTGTGGACCCACGACCACGCCCACCACCTGGAGTCCGAGCACGTCTACCGGGGCCTCTCCGGGCTCTACCTCCTCGGCGACGAGGCCGAGGACGCGCTGGGACTGCCCTCGGGGCCGTACGAGGTGCCGCTGATCCTCCGGGACGCGCACTTCGACGCGGCGGGGCAGCTGCTCTACACGATGGACGACGCCCTCAACCGCACGACCATCCTGGTCAACGGGGCCCCGTGGCCGCACCTGAAGGTGAAGGCCCGCAAGTACCGCTTCCGGATGGTCAACTCCTGCAACCTGCGGATCTTCGTGATGGCGCTGTCCGACGGCAGCCCGATCATCCACGTCGGCTCGGACGGCGGGCTGCTCCCGGCGCCGGCGCCGTCGCCGGTGGTCGTCCTCTCCCCCGGCGAGCGCGCCGACTTCGTCATCGACTTCTCGCGGTACGCGCCGGGCACCCAGGTCACCCTGGCGAACATGCTGGGCCCCGGGCCGACCGAGCTGGTCGGGCAGATCATGCGCTTCGACGTCGAGGAGAAGGTGCCCGACACCAGCCGGGTGCCGGACGTCCTGACCACCCTGCCGCCGCTGCCCACGCCGACCGTGGAGCGCTCCTTCGAGCTGCGGATGGACGAGCCGGGCACGGGCCACCTCGCGTACATCAACGAGAAGACGTTCGACCACGACCGGATCGACACCGAGATCGCGTGGGGCACCACCGAGGTGTGGACGGTCAAGAACACCAGCACGACCGTTCCGCACAACTTCCACACCCACCTCGTCCAGTTCCGGATCCTCGAACGGGACGGAATGCCGGTCTATCCGGCGGAGGCCGGACTCAAGGACACCGTCCTCCTCTTCCCGGGGCAGACCGCGAAACTCCAGCTGACCTTCGACACCCACCGCGGTGTCTTTCCCTACCACTGCCACATGATCGACCACAGCGCCATGGGAATGATGGCGCAGATGCGCATCTCGTAA
- a CDS encoding lantibiotic dehydratase: MTAPVIGSPTDPRGATPPEPATVPPPTATPVPAADATTAQTPAPTPAAGPPSAPEPLWFLRVNPLRRARLADAELRRQLVLLTAAEQTLAEASAAASDELYERIGAAADDAERRELIALRRAVNSGKAPKKTPGPASPVLDAWLRARQERDRVRAELVAGYPDAAERERGVLAELLGDPDLLRSLALVAPEVHQEAERYRAAVRAPGKVPAKSRKSERGLIQYVTRAMVRTSPLARFTAVGIAEPDPAASGPDEAGFPGATAFPGLDRVMLNYVLGGLPDPADRAIEDMWIGLPPTSAPDPAAGKLFFLKPSPEGMRRAAVALDGPAGDLLDAVSMGPRPFPSVVAHVAERSGIAAEDADQKVRGAVAQGLLCTFHAAEDGSTDYDVLLTPDDPRPVTKRLTDRVKAGMPAFTAAPADERGAALAELRGALGELSHAAGRPAHVTVEEDYVMPPLKVATEPWKESLKDLGPAVELLTVFDWLHDVRVLMTAAFVERFGPGANVPLAAHAPFVVGEVSRRAAAMAAVYGPDGPGDPTALKGIGPADGSLERIYELRREVTEELHALIGGAVERGDDTLRISPEQVAGLTGDLPERFRRDPLIYGILLQRGDGHLVLNDGLPGHGMLYARFLEADRRLGGRALPRLAEHVRRVYGYDGARVTEDLGLHRLNVNAHTPILPGGLTPDDWFGLRLAHDPETDSLRVEDADGAPLRVLPLGTGHPGLFPPPLSVASGLAISGRLFNALPNSWHAATPWDRATTRTAPRMAVGDVLIGRRRWYGGEELGAALAAGPEEHERLLALNAWRAKYGVPEEVVVKTVPEDEGPLSVGAPDIQSKRLQQKPQYVDLSSALGARVLPRMLERRGADTGGSYLEEALPGVVDGSHATEWVVEVGRTAGGRFTYHPSTQAEER; the protein is encoded by the coding sequence ATGACCGCCCCCGTGATCGGCAGCCCGACGGACCCGCGCGGGGCCACACCGCCCGAGCCCGCGACCGTACCGCCGCCCACCGCGACACCCGTACCGGCCGCCGACGCGACGACCGCGCAGACGCCCGCCCCGACCCCCGCCGCCGGCCCCCCGTCCGCCCCAGAGCCCCTCTGGTTCCTGCGGGTCAACCCGCTGCGCCGGGCCCGGCTCGCCGACGCCGAGCTGCGGCGGCAGCTCGTCCTCCTCACCGCCGCCGAGCAGACCCTCGCCGAGGCCTCCGCCGCCGCGTCCGACGAGCTGTACGAGCGGATCGGCGCCGCCGCCGACGACGCCGAACGACGCGAACTGATCGCCCTGCGCCGGGCCGTGAACAGCGGCAAGGCCCCCAAGAAGACGCCCGGGCCCGCCTCCCCGGTGCTCGACGCCTGGCTCCGGGCCCGCCAGGAGCGCGACCGGGTCCGCGCGGAGCTCGTCGCCGGCTACCCCGACGCCGCCGAGCGCGAGCGCGGCGTCCTCGCCGAACTCCTCGGCGACCCCGACCTGCTGCGCTCCCTCGCGCTCGTCGCCCCCGAGGTCCACCAGGAGGCCGAGCGCTACCGCGCCGCCGTCCGGGCCCCCGGCAAGGTCCCGGCCAAGTCCCGCAAGTCCGAGCGCGGACTCATCCAGTACGTGACCCGTGCCATGGTCCGTACGAGCCCGCTCGCCCGCTTCACCGCCGTCGGCATCGCCGAGCCCGACCCGGCCGCTTCCGGCCCCGACGAGGCCGGCTTCCCGGGCGCGACCGCCTTCCCCGGCCTCGACCGCGTGATGCTCAACTACGTCCTCGGCGGACTGCCGGACCCGGCGGACCGGGCGATCGAGGACATGTGGATCGGCCTGCCGCCGACCTCCGCGCCCGACCCGGCGGCCGGCAAGCTGTTCTTCCTCAAGCCCTCGCCCGAGGGGATGCGGCGCGCCGCCGTCGCCCTCGACGGCCCGGCCGGTGACCTCCTCGACGCGGTCTCCATGGGCCCCCGCCCCTTCCCGTCCGTCGTCGCCCACGTCGCCGAACGCTCCGGCATCGCCGCCGAGGACGCCGACCAGAAGGTCCGCGGCGCCGTCGCGCAGGGCCTCCTCTGCACCTTCCACGCGGCCGAGGACGGCTCCACCGACTACGACGTCCTGCTCACCCCGGACGACCCCCGTCCGGTCACGAAGCGGCTCACCGACCGGGTCAAGGCCGGAATGCCCGCCTTCACCGCCGCGCCCGCCGACGAACGCGGCGCCGCCCTCGCCGAGTTGCGCGGCGCCCTCGGCGAACTCAGCCACGCCGCCGGCCGCCCCGCGCACGTCACGGTCGAGGAGGACTACGTGATGCCGCCGCTCAAGGTGGCCACGGAGCCCTGGAAGGAGTCCCTGAAGGACCTCGGCCCGGCCGTCGAACTCCTCACCGTCTTCGACTGGCTGCACGACGTGCGGGTCCTGATGACAGCCGCGTTCGTCGAGCGCTTCGGCCCCGGCGCGAACGTCCCGCTCGCCGCCCACGCCCCCTTCGTCGTCGGCGAGGTGTCCCGCCGCGCCGCCGCCATGGCCGCCGTGTACGGCCCCGACGGCCCCGGCGACCCGACCGCCCTCAAGGGCATCGGCCCCGCCGACGGCTCCCTCGAGCGCATCTACGAGCTGCGCCGCGAGGTCACCGAGGAGCTCCACGCCCTCATCGGCGGGGCCGTCGAGCGCGGCGACGACACCCTCCGGATCAGCCCGGAGCAGGTCGCGGGCCTCACCGGCGACCTGCCGGAACGATTCCGCCGCGACCCGCTGATCTACGGCATCCTGCTCCAGCGCGGTGACGGCCACCTCGTCCTCAACGACGGACTGCCGGGCCACGGCATGCTCTACGCCCGCTTCCTGGAGGCCGACCGGCGCCTCGGCGGCCGCGCCCTGCCCCGCCTCGCCGAGCACGTACGCCGGGTGTACGGCTACGACGGCGCCCGCGTCACCGAGGACCTGGGCCTGCACCGCCTCAACGTCAACGCCCACACCCCGATCCTGCCCGGCGGCCTCACCCCCGACGACTGGTTCGGGCTGCGGCTCGCCCACGACCCCGAGACCGACTCGCTGCGCGTCGAGGACGCCGACGGGGCCCCGCTGCGGGTCCTGCCGCTCGGCACCGGCCACCCCGGCCTCTTCCCGCCGCCGCTCTCCGTCGCCTCCGGACTCGCCATCAGCGGCCGCCTCTTCAACGCCCTGCCCAACAGCTGGCACGCCGCCACCCCCTGGGACAGGGCCACCACCCGCACCGCCCCCCGCATGGCCGTCGGCGACGTCCTCATCGGCCGCCGCCGCTGGTACGGGGGAGAGGAACTCGGCGCCGCCCTCGCCGCCGGGCCCGAGGAGCACGAGCGGCTGCTCGCCCTCAACGCCTGGCGCGCCAAGTACGGCGTCCCCGAGGAGGTCGTCGTCAAGACCGTCCCCGAGGACGAGGGCCCGCTCTCCGTCGGCGCCCCCGACATCCAGTCCAAGCGCCTCCAGCAGAAGCCCCAGTACGTGGACCTGAGCAGCGCGCTCGGCGCCCGCGTCCTGCCCCGGATGCTGGAGCGGCGCGGGGCCGACACCGGCGGCAGCTACCTGGAGGAGGCGCTGCCCGGCGTCGTCGACGGCAGCCACGCCACCGAGTGGGTCGTCGAGGTCGGCCGGACCGCCGGCGGCCGCTTCACCTACCACCCGAGCACTCAGGCAGAGGAGCGGTGA
- a CDS encoding thiazolylpeptide-type bacteriocin, whose product MSIDDIKNGDDAAFDNFDVAELETLEVAQGVALPEMGASSGSIGTSSSSSSTCSAC is encoded by the coding sequence ATGAGCATCGACGACATCAAGAACGGCGACGACGCGGCCTTCGACAACTTCGACGTCGCGGAGCTGGAGACCCTCGAGGTCGCCCAGGGCGTGGCCCTCCCGGAGATGGGTGCCTCCAGCGGCTCGATCGGCACCTCGTCGTCGTCCTCCTCCACCTGCTCGGCCTGCTGA